The Drosophila biarmipes strain raj3 chromosome X, RU_DBia_V1.1, whole genome shotgun sequence genome includes the window GCCGCTGAAGACCCTTCGCTGGCGACACTCGCGCAACGGAGGACGCGCCCTCGGACGCTGCAATGGCGGCGAGACCAGGGCCAAAACCGCCATCTCCTTCTCCTTGGCCTTCTCCTTCTTGGGCGAAAACTCGCCGCTCAGCTGGCGCGGCACAATCGCCTGACGATGACGCCGATCTGGTCGTTCCGGCGTTCCAGGATCCGGggtgaagaactgatccttgGTCTCGTCGCCCTCGCCATGCGCCATCAGCTCCTGGCCGCTGCCCTTCGGCGGCGTCTCGAACTTGATCTGCTTCTTATTGATCCCGGCGCCAGTCACACGGAGCGGCGTTATGGCCGGCACATGGACATGGAGGTCAGCCGATTCCGAGGTGGAGCGTATGATCTCCACACTCTCGCACGAGTTGTACACCGTGGAGGAGCTCTCCTGCGAGTTGGAGTTCATTCGGGTGATGATGATCGATTCGGTGGTGAGTTTCTGGGCGGACAGCAGAAACGGACGCTTGTAGAGATCGGTGTTGCGCGAgcagctggagctgctgctgaccTCCGAGCTGCTGGACTCGCTCTGCGTGCGCCGCACGGCTGGCGAGAGGCGCAGGTCCAGGGCGGAGGATCCTGCCGCCTCGCAGGAACTGTGCTCGCTGAGATCGAGGCGGACGCGACGCTGAATCACCGCGGATGGCGGCTGGTGGACCAGCATACCGCCGTGCTCCACGAAGGCCTTCTGTATGCTCTTCGACATGACCTGGCGCAGAGGTGTGGCGGCGCTCATCTTATTCCGGGCGCCCATCTTCCAGGCGCGCTGCTGCaacggctgctgttgctgctgctggacggGATTGCTCTCCAAGGCCGGACTCGGCTCCTCGTGGTAGATACTGGACACATGCCCGCCATTGGAGGCATTGAAGATGATCGGCTCCTTGGGCTTGGCAAACACGGATTCCACCTGCAGCGGCGTGGATGTGGATCGAATGACCTTGCCCTTCCCGGCCGTTTCGGGCGGATTCACGCTCAGGTGGCCAATGGAGCGGCGGATGGAGCTGTTGCTGAACGAGGACAGGTTGCGTATGGAGGAGACGCTGTCGCTGATGAACTCCTCGTGGGTGAGCCGGCTCTTGGCCTTCCAGCGCATGTTGATCAGCGAAATGGGCGTGACGCCCGGCGAGGTTTGCGTGGAGATGGCGGTGCTGTTGGGCGCCTTCTTCACCGTCACCTTGGAGCTCTCCGTGTCGGCGGTGAGATCATTGCAGCTCTGCTGCTGATCCACACACT containing:
- the LOC108025615 gene encoding mitosis initiation protein fs(1)Ya, producing MSFSNVLIMRQPDEGKCHICKRVFCCGKCRQNHQFKTHAIAVREPLGLKGSSGGAGITEHRHQMESGATTIYVFCPICERQPLLLREEMHGELLAHIETCHLPLRCRKCQRNYTRVDDLREFSKCVDQQQSCNDLTADTESSKVTVKKAPNSTAISTQTSPGVTPISLINMRWKAKSRLTHEEFISDSVSSIRNLSSFSNSSIRRSIGHLSVNPPETAGKGKVIRSTSTPLQVESVFAKPKEPIIFNASNGGHVSSIYHEEPSPALESNPVQQQQQQPLQQRAWKMGARNKMSAATPLRQVMSKSIQKAFVEHGGMLVHQPPSAVIQRRVRLDLSEHSSCEAAGSSALDLRLSPAVRRTQSESSSSEVSSSSSCSRNTDLYKRPFLLSAQKLTTESIIITRMNSNSQESSSTVYNSCESVEIIRSTSESADLHVHVPAITPLRVTGAGINKKQIKFETPPKGSGQELMAHGEGDETKDQFFTPDPGTPERPDRRHRQAIVPRQLSGEFSPKKEKAKEKEMAVLALVSPPLQRPRARPPLRECRQRRVFSGVQDVGEPEEPDEEEDEVFRPTNASTRNDKRQEPPNSGRLWSLMTSMMRLPASLRGEKEVDGRDVEQDKENAGSVSLIRRCASIAGSLVRPGGKESVSSMEDNQSLKRKRTQTLDNQYCSPLSPSSSSKRYRIRPREPIERMRRH